A stretch of the Anaeromyxobacter sp. genome encodes the following:
- a CDS encoding PAS domain S-box protein translates to MDQPIEVLPGASDECYRRLFESLADPVFVVDQGSGLILEVTPAAAPIYGYTRAELLGQGIALVAAEPEQALRDLRPGPLPKARRDHRRRDGSLFPVEVIASVVEWDGRPAVVQVVRDVTERVRAEEALRESKSLVEAVLENVPLMVFLKEASDLRFVLFNRAGEELVGYDRSTLLGKNNLDLFPPDQAAHFMSKDREVLDGAAGVLDIPEEEILTARQGLRLLHTRKVCIRGADGTTKYLLGVSEDITERKRAEAALKASEERFREIIMASPVPLALNDDQQRITFLNPAFTQAFGYTLDDIPTLAEWWPRAYPDPAYRRQVAEAWQAELDRSRRTGEPFTPQEVEMRCRDGSDRSVLASAASLSPAWFGEHLIVLFDITERKRLQVGLAQADRLSSMGMLAAGVAHEINNPLTYVLANVDAVAQDLPRLAGDGAGPVDPARLQGLATCVQGALEGIHRIRKISQSLGSFSRVERVELAHVDLNLAVQAAVTMAHNEVKYRARLVTELGQVPTVLASDGKLSQVFLNLILNAAHAIDEGRVNDHRILVRTWTTGDHVLAEVSDTGHGIRPEDLERIFEPFFTTKQPGAGSGLGLAISRNIVAGFGGDLRVESEVGHGARFVVRLPACPAPPAGPPGAAAPERPARQPVRGRILVVDDEEQVRRVLVRLLGSQHEVVAVASGREGQALLERDRGFDVILCDLMMPELTGMDLHAWLVDLAPALASRVVFMSGGAFTPRASDYMTSVGNLQIEKPFDPATLREVVLRLVAEARGGR, encoded by the coding sequence GTGGACCAGCCGATCGAGGTCCTGCCCGGCGCCAGCGACGAATGCTACCGGCGGCTCTTCGAGTCCCTGGCCGATCCGGTCTTCGTCGTCGACCAGGGGAGCGGCCTGATCCTCGAGGTCACCCCGGCGGCGGCGCCGATCTACGGGTACACGCGGGCAGAGCTGCTCGGCCAGGGCATCGCCCTGGTCGCCGCCGAGCCGGAGCAGGCCCTGCGCGACCTCCGGCCCGGCCCCTTGCCCAAGGCCCGCCGCGACCACCGGCGCCGGGACGGCTCCCTGTTCCCCGTGGAGGTCATCGCCAGCGTCGTCGAGTGGGACGGGCGCCCGGCGGTCGTGCAGGTGGTCCGTGACGTCACCGAGCGGGTGCGGGCCGAGGAGGCCTTGCGCGAGTCGAAGTCCCTGGTCGAGGCGGTGCTGGAGAACGTGCCCCTCATGGTCTTCCTCAAGGAGGCCTCCGACCTGCGCTTCGTCCTGTTCAACCGCGCCGGCGAGGAGCTGGTGGGGTACGACCGCAGCACCTTACTCGGCAAGAACAACCTGGACCTCTTCCCGCCCGACCAGGCGGCGCACTTCATGTCGAAGGACCGCGAGGTGCTCGACGGGGCCGCCGGCGTCCTGGACATCCCGGAGGAGGAGATCCTGACGGCCAGGCAGGGGCTGCGGCTGCTGCACACCCGCAAGGTGTGCATCCGCGGGGCCGACGGGACCACCAAGTACCTGCTGGGCGTCTCCGAGGACATCACCGAGCGGAAGCGGGCCGAGGCGGCGCTGAAGGCCAGCGAGGAGCGCTTCCGCGAGATCATCATGGCCTCGCCCGTCCCGCTGGCCCTGAACGACGACCAGCAGCGCATCACCTTCCTCAACCCGGCCTTCACGCAGGCGTTCGGCTACACGCTGGACGACATCCCCACCCTCGCCGAGTGGTGGCCCAGGGCCTACCCGGACCCCGCCTACCGGCGCCAGGTCGCCGAGGCCTGGCAGGCCGAGCTGGACCGCTCCCGGCGGACCGGGGAGCCGTTCACGCCGCAGGAGGTGGAGATGCGCTGCCGCGACGGCTCGGACCGGAGCGTGCTGGCCAGCGCCGCCTCCCTCTCGCCGGCCTGGTTCGGCGAGCACCTCATCGTGCTGTTCGACATCACCGAGCGCAAGCGGCTGCAGGTGGGCCTGGCCCAGGCGGATCGCCTCTCGAGCATGGGCATGCTGGCGGCCGGCGTGGCCCACGAGATCAACAACCCGCTGACCTACGTCCTGGCCAACGTCGACGCCGTCGCCCAGGACCTGCCCCGGCTGGCCGGGGACGGCGCCGGACCGGTCGACCCGGCCAGGCTCCAGGGCCTGGCGACCTGCGTCCAGGGCGCGCTCGAGGGGATCCACCGGATCCGAAAGATCTCGCAGAGCCTGGGCTCCTTCTCGCGCGTCGAGCGCGTCGAGCTGGCGCACGTCGACCTGAACCTCGCCGTCCAGGCCGCCGTCACCATGGCGCACAACGAGGTGAAGTACCGGGCCCGGCTGGTCACCGAGCTCGGCCAGGTGCCCACCGTCCTGGCCTCCGACGGCAAGCTCTCGCAGGTGTTCCTGAACCTCATCCTGAACGCCGCCCACGCCATCGACGAGGGCCGGGTGAACGACCACCGCATCCTGGTGCGAACCTGGACCACCGGGGACCACGTGCTCGCCGAGGTCTCCGACACCGGCCACGGGATCCGGCCGGAGGACCTGGAGCGCATCTTCGAGCCGTTCTTCACCACCAAGCAGCCCGGCGCGGGCTCCGGCCTGGGGCTCGCCATCAGCCGGAACATCGTCGCCGGGTTCGGCGGCGACCTGCGGGTCGAGAGCGAGGTCGGCCATGGGGCGCGCTTCGTGGTGCGGCTGCCCGCCTGCCCGGCGCCGCCCGCAGGGCCGCCCGGCGCGGCCGCCCCGGAGCGGCCCGCCCGTCAGCCGGTGCGCGGGCGGATCCTGGTGGTGGACGACGAGGAGCAGGTGCGCCGCGTGCTGGTGCGGCTGCTGGGGAGCCAGCACGAGGTGGTGGCCGTCGCCTCCGGCCGGGAGGGCCAGGCGCTGCTGGAGCGGGACCGGGGCTTCGACGTGATCCTGTGCGACCTGATGATGCCCGAGCTGACCGGCATGGACCTGCACGCCTGGCTGGTGGACCTGGCCCCGGCCCTGGCCAGCCGGGTGGTCTTCATGTCCGGCGGCGCCTTCACGCCCAGGGCCTCCGACTACATGACCAGCGTGGGCAACCTCCAGATCGAGAAGCCCTTCGACCCGGCCACGCTCCGGGAGGTGGTGCTGCGGCTGGTGGCCGAGGCCCGGGGCGGGCGCTGA
- a CDS encoding S8 family serine peptidase, with protein MAEIQTASPGNTRRRTATTCWRRLAPGLALAWLVACVPLPPKPAPDGATARRTWMGARQAERFLDRAPDAQHFIAPGLQGVFAELRDLPADAPPAPGSLTPYAPYRHLATPPDPKRYNLRQLVVKVAQGAAVRLRGGQLVPAAEVATPDQARRLERAGLTPEALLGDLRALQVAVKAAGGTLGRAAPRLDEADLQRLHRRAEATTGREQPDPNLFYFVHLPAGTRPLAAAALLTALRGLGSLETTYFQPIPMNAQVVDQPPTTTIDVTDAQGYFRPAPTGIDVDLASRLPGGDGAGVRVVDVEAGWDDRHEDLPPMAFRLGVNWGDDHGTAVLGEIAAGVNGFGASGIAPAATVGWSSVTNLDPFAAPIYFYSVANALLMSGLTLRAGDIALIEQHFPDLLAGPCPNRCNCEQFGFVAVETVPYEHLAISLLTGAGVVVVEAAGNGQTLVTPASPADSGAIVVGASNGDLTPACFSNFGPRVDVHAWGGGIGSLGYGESLFMRVDAGGAPVLDATGTPIVDLLPDPAMRANGADATQWYTRLFGGTSGASPIVVGAAALVQSTRLAAGLGRLAPVALRTLLVATGTPQAAGTMPAIGPQPDLARAVAGYLPDAARFVGQAGAPLTVAPGATFSLTTQFDNSGSARWTGGHVMSVAPSFQSGQQEFAGPSLPQGRAAAPVQPGDRVTGSMVVSAPAQPGTYRLVVQLVAPGGVVLARSPAAAVVVAQPNTPIDNASIVVDSAPGSLQDGQTGSVTVTATNIGTTTWTTPSHRLVLARGLRISLPQFGKPVVGGVAPGQSQSFTFEVICNGSGQGWFQAQMGATSGRFGGTAERTIVCQP; from the coding sequence ATGGCCGAGATCCAGACCGCTTCACCCGGGAACACCCGCCGCCGCACCGCCACCACCTGCTGGAGGCGCCTCGCGCCGGGCCTCGCGCTGGCCTGGCTGGTGGCCTGCGTGCCGCTGCCGCCGAAGCCGGCGCCGGACGGCGCCACCGCGCGGCGCACCTGGATGGGCGCGCGCCAGGCCGAGCGATTCCTCGACCGGGCACCGGATGCGCAGCACTTCATCGCCCCCGGGCTGCAGGGCGTCTTCGCCGAGCTGCGCGACCTGCCGGCCGACGCCCCGCCGGCGCCGGGGTCGCTCACGCCCTACGCGCCCTACCGGCACCTCGCCACGCCGCCCGATCCGAAGCGCTACAACCTGCGCCAGCTGGTGGTGAAGGTGGCGCAGGGCGCCGCCGTGCGGCTGCGCGGCGGCCAGCTGGTGCCGGCGGCGGAGGTCGCCACGCCCGACCAGGCGCGGCGCCTGGAGCGCGCCGGGCTCACCCCGGAGGCGCTCCTCGGGGACCTGCGGGCGCTCCAGGTGGCGGTGAAGGCCGCCGGCGGGACGCTCGGGCGCGCCGCGCCCCGGCTCGACGAGGCCGACCTGCAGCGGCTGCACCGGCGGGCCGAGGCCACCACCGGCCGCGAGCAGCCGGATCCCAACCTCTTCTACTTCGTGCACCTGCCGGCGGGCACCAGGCCGCTGGCGGCGGCCGCGCTGCTCACGGCGCTGCGCGGCCTCGGCAGCCTCGAGACGACCTACTTCCAGCCCATCCCCATGAACGCCCAGGTGGTGGACCAGCCGCCCACCACCACCATCGACGTGACCGACGCGCAGGGGTACTTCAGGCCGGCGCCGACGGGCATCGACGTCGACCTGGCCAGCCGGCTGCCGGGCGGGGACGGGGCGGGCGTGCGGGTGGTGGACGTCGAGGCGGGGTGGGACGACCGCCACGAGGACCTGCCGCCCATGGCCTTCCGCCTCGGCGTCAACTGGGGCGACGACCACGGCACCGCGGTGCTCGGCGAGATCGCCGCGGGCGTGAACGGCTTCGGCGCCAGCGGCATCGCGCCGGCGGCGACGGTGGGCTGGTCGTCGGTGACCAACCTCGACCCGTTCGCCGCGCCCATCTACTTCTACAGCGTCGCCAACGCGCTCCTGATGTCGGGCCTGACCCTGCGCGCCGGCGACATCGCGCTGATCGAGCAGCACTTCCCGGACCTCCTGGCCGGGCCCTGCCCGAACCGGTGCAACTGCGAGCAGTTCGGCTTCGTCGCCGTGGAGACGGTGCCCTACGAGCACCTGGCCATCTCGCTGCTCACCGGGGCCGGCGTGGTCGTCGTCGAGGCCGCCGGCAACGGGCAGACGCTGGTGACGCCCGCGTCGCCGGCCGACTCGGGCGCCATCGTGGTGGGCGCCAGCAACGGCGACCTGACGCCGGCCTGCTTCTCCAACTTCGGCCCGCGGGTGGACGTGCACGCCTGGGGTGGCGGCATCGGCAGCCTGGGCTACGGCGAGTCGCTCTTCATGCGGGTCGACGCCGGCGGCGCGCCGGTGCTGGACGCCACCGGCACCCCGATCGTCGACCTGCTGCCCGACCCGGCCATGCGCGCCAACGGCGCCGACGCCACCCAGTGGTACACGCGGCTGTTCGGCGGCACCTCGGGGGCCTCGCCCATCGTGGTCGGCGCGGCCGCCCTGGTCCAGTCGACCCGGCTGGCGGCCGGCCTGGGCCGCCTGGCCCCGGTGGCGCTGCGCACCCTGCTGGTGGCCACCGGCACGCCCCAGGCCGCCGGCACCATGCCGGCCATCGGGCCCCAGCCCGACCTGGCGCGGGCGGTGGCCGGGTACCTCCCCGACGCGGCGCGCTTCGTCGGCCAGGCCGGCGCGCCCCTCACGGTGGCGCCCGGGGCCACCTTCTCGCTGACCACGCAGTTCGACAACTCCGGCAGCGCCCGCTGGACCGGCGGCCACGTCATGTCGGTGGCGCCGTCGTTCCAGAGCGGCCAGCAGGAGTTCGCGGGGCCTTCGCTGCCGCAGGGGCGCGCCGCCGCGCCGGTGCAGCCGGGCGACCGCGTCACCGGGTCCATGGTGGTGAGCGCGCCGGCCCAGCCGGGCACCTACCGGCTGGTGGTCCAGCTGGTGGCGCCGGGCGGGGTGGTGCTGGCCCGCTCGCCGGCCGCCGCGGTGGTGGTGGCGCAGCCCAACACCCCGATCGACAACGCCAGCATCGTCGTCGACAGCGCGCCGGGCTCGCTGCAGGACGGCCAGACCGGCAGCGTCACGGTGACCGCCACCAACATCGGCACCACCACCTGGACCACGCCCTCCCACCGGCTGGTGCTGGCGCGTGGCCTGCGCATCAGCCTGCCGCAGTTCGGCAAGCCGGTGGTCGGCGGCGTGGCGCCGGGGCAGAGCCAGAGCTTCACCTTCGAGGTGATCTGCAACGGCAGCGGGCAGGGGTGGTTCCAGGCGCAGATGGGCGCGACGAGCGGCCGCTTCGGAGGGACCGCCGAGCGCACCATCGTCTGCCAGCCGTGA